aaaaaaaaaaaaaaaaaaggagaaTAAGTGTGACGACAATAAATTAAAGGATAAATCAAATGAAAGTTCAAACAATAACTCAAAagataaattaattaataatataaacaagaaaaaggatattaaaaaggatatgaataaaggaatatataaagatagTCAAAATAATATGCCCAATTTAGTTCATCAAAAGGAATCCATAATATATcctaaaaatataaatgataaaatatgtgataaaataaatgatgaaacaaatgataaaatgtgtgataaaacaaatgataaaatatgtgataaaacaaatgataaaatatgtgataaaacaaatgataaaatatgtgataacataaatgataaaatatgtgataacataaatgataaaatatgtgataacataaatgataacataaatagtaatatgaataatattaaagaaGAAGGAAGTAATAAAcataatcataatatacataattcaaatgatcaaaataaaaataccATATCTAAATCATCTACATTACATCACTCTTCACaaaaagtaaataaaataaatgattatttcactgaaagaaaaaataatcagAAAACCACTGTCTTTGTAGGTGAAAAAATGCAAAAGATAAAAGCAGATTTCAAATATGGAGAAGATGTTACACCAAAGGTTCAAAATAAAACTGTCTATGAATCACAAAATGAAACAATAAGTAATACAGATGCTAAGTCGAGTGAACGAttaattgaaaaaaaacaagaaaaaacTGTTTTTACCGCACAAAGATGTGAGAAGAGTAATGCGGATGCAAGGGCTAGTGAAAAGTTGGTTGAACGAAAACCTNNNNNNNNNNNNNNNNNNNNNNNNNNNNNNNNNNNNNNNNNNNNNNNNNNNNNNNNNNNNNNNNNNNNNNNNNNNNNNNNNNNNNNNNNNNNNNNNNNNNGAGCTAGCGAAAAATTAATTGAAAAGAAACCagaaaaaacaatattTGAGGCACAAAGATGTGAAAAGAGTAATGCACATGCGCGAGCTAGCGAAAAATTGGTTGAACGAAAACCTGAAAAAACAATATTTGAGTCACAGCGATGTGAAAAAAGTACTGCAGATGCAAGAGCTAGTGACAAATTATGTGACAAAGTAGGTAATGTATATGTTTTTGAATCTCAAGGGAGTATACGAAATGATGTATATGCACGTGCAGGTGAGAAGCTGATTCAGAAAAAACctgaaaaaataatatttgaGTCTCAACAATGTAAGGAAATTATAACT
The window above is part of the Plasmodium reichenowi strain SY57 chromosome 7, whole genome shotgun sequence genome. Proteins encoded here:
- a CDS encoding hypothetical protein (conserved Plasmodium protein, unknown function~part of same gene as PRSY57_0720500B~gap found within coding sequence); translation: VDIDKNNIKRKADYIDGTFEGLTKRNISNSNIVSTNLLDKKQQKDHDKINMMNNISDLKKNETSSTKLLNENNTQYNSFKEDKTNNGKKICVLNNPDDEEKKKKKKKENKCDDNKLKDKSNESSNNNSKDKLINNINKKKDIKKDMNKGIYKDSQNNMPNLVHQKESIIYPKNINDKICDKINDETNDKMCDKTNDKICDKTNDKICDKTNDKICDNINDKICDNINDKICDNINDNINSNMNNIKEEGSNKHNHNIHNSNDQNKNTISKSSTLHHSSQKVNKINDYFTERKNNQKTTVFVGEKMQKIKADFKYGEDVTPKVQNKTVYESQNETISNTDAKSSERLIEKKQEKTVFTAQRCEKSNADARASEKLVERKP
- a CDS encoding hypothetical protein (conserved Plasmodium protein, unknown function~part of same gene as PRSY57_0720500A~gap found within coding sequence), whose product is ASEKLIEKKPEKTIFEAQRCEKSNAHARASEKLVERKPEKTIFESQRCEKSTADARASDKLCDKVGNVYVFESQGSIRNDVYARAGEKLIQKKPEKIIFESQQCKEIITDFRSSDKIKEVMKRNLTDECHNI